In one window of Chryseobacterium sp. JV274 DNA:
- a CDS encoding LytR/AlgR family response regulator transcription factor yields MIKCVILDDELLAISYLKLLCEQIDNVEVVKAFNDPKIFLNEIDNLDCNLCILDIEMPGMTGLQVAEIISGSKKIIFTTAYKEYAAEAFDLNVVDYVRKPIKKERLIQAFEKAKELVENLPKKDFIEWNTNIGKTVIFTEQISYIKTSEIDSRDKDIILSDGTTIVLKNLNFKNLLEMLPAKDFAQINKKEIIALSSIKVFSTNEIITTIATEDHTFLKLQIGDTYKNSLMELFGK; encoded by the coding sequence ATGATAAAATGCGTTATTCTGGATGATGAGTTATTAGCCATCAGCTATTTAAAACTTCTATGTGAACAGATCGACAATGTAGAAGTGGTAAAAGCATTCAATGATCCTAAAATCTTTTTGAATGAAATAGATAACCTTGACTGTAATCTGTGTATTCTGGATATTGAAATGCCCGGAATGACCGGACTTCAGGTGGCTGAAATTATTTCAGGGTCAAAAAAAATTATCTTTACAACCGCTTATAAAGAATATGCAGCTGAAGCTTTCGATCTGAATGTGGTAGATTACGTAAGAAAACCTATCAAAAAAGAAAGACTGATCCAGGCCTTCGAAAAAGCTAAAGAACTGGTGGAAAATCTTCCTAAAAAAGACTTTATAGAATGGAATACCAATATCGGCAAAACCGTCATATTCACAGAACAGATCTCGTATATCAAAACCTCTGAAATTGACAGCAGGGATAAAGATATCATTCTCAGTGATGGAACCACCATCGTATTAAAAAACCTGAATTTTAAAAATCTTCTGGAAATGCTTCCAGCCAAAGATTTTGCTCAGATCAACAAAAAAGAGATCATTGCACTTTCCTCCATTAAGGTATTTTCAACGAATGAAATTATTACAACAATCGCCACTGAGGACCATACCTTTCTGAAACTTCAGATTGGAGATACCTATAAAAATTCCTTGATGGAGTTATTCGGGAAATAA
- a CDS encoding histidine kinase, with translation MDGNYYMIHDYLIFIGVFAIFLFLTTSIYLFSQNQKLKQRNTKLSETNKLIEQRLNEVRLEHIGTKLNPHLFKNILNSVQSHAYQTYMSLDKLANVLDYILYESNNKYVSPKEELNFALSLIEINKIKINPLFDFRIKSRINKSDPLYEEKVFAPLISVDLIENAFKHTDFLAQDSFISIYMELENGIFTMKVSNKASLKNILEKEKSGFGSQSFDQRLKMIYSTYYHLERSSKNGVFTAELKINLGEFYDKMRYSG, from the coding sequence ATGGACGGCAATTACTACATGATTCATGATTATCTGATATTCATCGGAGTTTTTGCCATTTTCCTGTTTCTTACGACCAGTATTTACCTTTTCAGCCAGAATCAGAAACTGAAGCAGAGAAATACCAAATTATCGGAAACCAACAAACTTATTGAACAGCGCCTGAATGAAGTCCGTCTGGAACATATCGGTACAAAGCTGAATCCGCATTTGTTTAAAAATATTCTTAATTCAGTTCAGTCTCATGCTTATCAGACGTATATGTCACTGGATAAACTGGCCAATGTACTGGATTATATTTTATATGAAAGCAATAATAAGTATGTAAGCCCGAAAGAGGAACTCAATTTTGCTTTAAGCCTTATTGAAATTAATAAGATCAAGATCAACCCACTTTTTGACTTCAGAATCAAATCAAGGATTAATAAATCTGATCCTTTGTATGAAGAAAAGGTATTTGCTCCGCTGATTTCTGTGGATCTTATTGAAAATGCCTTTAAACATACGGATTTCCTGGCTCAGGATTCTTTTATTTCCATTTATATGGAGCTTGAAAATGGTATTTTCACAATGAAAGTAAGCAATAAAGCTTCGTTAAAGAATATTCTGGAAAAGGAAAAAAGCGGTTTCGGAAGTCAGTCTTTTGATCAAAGGCTTAAAATGATCTACAGCACGTACTACCACCTGGAAAGAAGTTCAAAAAATGGAGTCTTTACTGCAGAATTAAAAATCAATTTAGGAGAATTCTATGATAAAATGCGTTATTCTGGATGA
- a CDS encoding DUF4258 domain-containing protein, whose amino-acid sequence MKKLKFYAIGFIPGLLLVFFILNKKGASCSGYLPNSRVIAESLSKEFKYSDEAKSAMAAYKIDEKFIKDSIITKGKVDFDRSHAQKKPCPSYLLTYPEKNPSYEITYEKCEETVMVNGLKKLK is encoded by the coding sequence ATGAAAAAACTGAAATTTTATGCAATAGGCTTCATTCCGGGGCTTTTACTCGTATTTTTTATTTTAAACAAAAAAGGGGCAAGCTGCAGTGGCTATTTACCGAACAGCCGTGTTATTGCTGAAAGTCTTTCTAAAGAATTCAAATATTCTGACGAGGCCAAAAGTGCAATGGCAGCCTACAAGATTGATGAAAAATTTATAAAAGACAGTATCATTACCAAAGGAAAAGTAGATTTTGACCGCAGTCATGCACAAAAGAAACCTTGTCCGAGCTATCTTTTAACCTATCCTGAAAAAAATCCGTCTTACGAAATCACGTATGAAAAATGTGAAGAAACAGTGATGGTAAACGGTCTTAAAAAACTTAAATAG
- a CDS encoding alanine dehydrogenase, whose translation MSTNIFTPFTEEELMPKEEKLEVIKKGKQFSIGIPKETCLNERRTCITPDAVQVLVEHGHEIIIESGSGEGSFFTDLQYSESGAKITNDPKEAFGQDLILKVNPPTEDEIEYMKPNTYLVSALQINLRDKEYFLKLAEKKINAIAFEFIVDEYKQLALVRLIGEIAGTVSILYASELLALSNGLMLGGITGVRPAEVVILGAGIVGEFATKAAIGLGASVKVFDNSLSKLRRLHTIVDSRVPTSIIDPKELSKSLRRADVVIGALPRLNMTPIVTEDMVMKMKKGSVIIDITIDNGKVIETSELTNMEDPYVIKHGVIHCGLPNLTSRMPRTTTKAISNFFLSYILNYDEEGGFENMLIRKNEMKQSLYMYKGRHTKKIICDRFGLTYHDINLLIF comes from the coding sequence ATGAGTACAAATATTTTTACTCCTTTCACAGAAGAAGAATTGATGCCGAAAGAGGAAAAATTGGAGGTTATTAAAAAGGGAAAACAGTTCAGTATTGGAATTCCTAAAGAGACCTGTCTCAACGAGAGGAGAACCTGCATTACTCCTGATGCCGTACAGGTGTTGGTAGAGCATGGCCATGAGATTATTATAGAATCCGGGTCTGGGGAAGGTTCGTTTTTTACAGATTTACAATATTCCGAATCAGGAGCAAAGATCACGAATGATCCTAAAGAAGCTTTCGGGCAGGATCTTATTCTGAAGGTAAACCCTCCTACCGAAGACGAAATTGAGTACATGAAACCTAATACTTATCTGGTTTCGGCACTTCAGATCAATCTCAGAGACAAGGAATATTTCTTAAAGCTTGCAGAGAAAAAAATAAATGCCATTGCCTTTGAATTTATCGTTGATGAATACAAACAGCTGGCACTGGTGAGATTAATCGGTGAAATTGCAGGAACTGTTTCCATTTTATATGCTTCAGAATTATTAGCTTTATCCAACGGCTTAATGTTGGGAGGCATTACAGGAGTAAGACCTGCAGAAGTAGTGATTCTTGGAGCCGGAATTGTAGGTGAATTTGCTACAAAAGCAGCAATAGGTTTAGGAGCCAGTGTGAAAGTTTTCGACAACTCTCTATCTAAACTGAGAAGACTTCATACCATTGTTGACAGCCGAGTACCGACTTCCATTATTGATCCTAAAGAACTCAGCAAAAGTTTAAGACGTGCTGATGTAGTGATAGGAGCGCTGCCAAGATTGAATATGACTCCTATCGTCACTGAAGATATGGTGATGAAAATGAAAAAAGGAAGTGTCATTATTGATATCACTATAGACAACGGTAAAGTTATTGAAACCTCAGAACTAACTAACATGGAAGATCCTTATGTCATAAAACACGGTGTTATCCACTGCGGACTTCCGAACCTTACCTCAAGAATGCCGAGAACTACCACTAAGGCTATCTCGAATTTCTTCCTTTCCTATATTTTAAATTATGACGAAGAGGGCGGCTTTGAAAACATGCTGATCCGCAAAAACGAAATGAAGCAGAGCTTATATATGTACAAAGGAAGACATACCAAGAAGATCATCTGCGACCGTTTCGGACTTACGTACCACGATATCAATCTTTTAATTTTCTAA
- the tsaE gene encoding tRNA (adenosine(37)-N6)-threonylcarbamoyltransferase complex ATPase subunit type 1 TsaE produces the protein MQFTIHTIEDWQKVVDSIIPELKHNILLLKGNLGAGKTTFTQFLLKNMGSKDEVNSPTYSIVNEYNTEKGKVYHFDLYRLKNIEEVYDIGIEEYLDNSFLCIIEWPEVYEEELYGLNYHTMSIVNTGENREVSFD, from the coding sequence ATGCAATTCACTATACATACAATCGAAGACTGGCAGAAAGTTGTTGATAGCATCATTCCGGAATTAAAACATAATATCCTGTTACTAAAGGGAAATCTGGGAGCAGGAAAAACCACTTTCACCCAATTTCTGCTTAAAAATATGGGCAGCAAGGATGAGGTAAACTCCCCTACCTACTCTATTGTCAATGAATATAATACGGAAAAAGGAAAGGTATATCATTTTGATCTTTACCGTTTAAAAAACATTGAAGAAGTCTATGATATCGGAATTGAAGAATATCTGGACAACTCTTTTTTATGCATTATCGAGTGGCCGGAAGTGTATGAAGAGGAGCTTTACGGTCTCAACTATCACACAATGAGTATTGTGAACACGGGTGAAAACAGAGAAGTTTCATTCGATTAA
- the dnaG gene encoding DNA primase: MISKQTIDKIFSTIRVEEIVGEYVQLKRAGSNFKGLSPFHEEKSPSFVVSPSKQIWKDFSTGKGGTAISFLMEIENFTYPEALRHAAKKYGIEIEEDLREISEEAKHAQTEKDLLYKIHEVANTYFQEILWDEEEGRSIGLAYFKERELKDDIIRKFQLGYSPEKKNAFTAYALEKGYTKEILERSGLSIFPENTPAGVDRFRERVIFPIHSFSGRVLGFGARILKNNVKTAKYLNSPETEIYHKSNVLYGLNQSKQAISRKNGCLLVEGYMDVISLHMSGIENVVASSGTSLTTEQIKLIKRLTENVTILFDGDNAGIKASFRSIDMLLTEGMNIRVLLFPDGDDPDSFARKHPQEYVEKYIENEAMDFIDFKAEILLRDVGNDPIKKAEAIRDIVKSVSFVQNALKREVYLKEVSNKFGLSEQSLFNELDVQKQITQNQTHHVQQQQKEKAAPKMEIVPLEKEKEDPFLFDVLFMENKLVDHMLMFGDIILKRKNEQNEEYQITVIEEILHHFEEEQYIFLVKENEIIINQVREGIQKDELRSGNFFVSFMDEEITTKVVDALIPLDDLENWASRNIYPPNYGDKVADQIQGDVLLHKYRYIDYLITETAKELDQYSTTDEGKYYELIKKITLLKQASMRLSNIIEYSPIKGIYGDRKR; the protein is encoded by the coding sequence ATGATTTCCAAACAGACCATTGATAAGATATTCTCCACAATCCGGGTTGAAGAGATTGTGGGCGAGTATGTGCAGTTGAAAAGAGCAGGGTCTAACTTTAAAGGGCTCAGTCCTTTTCATGAAGAAAAATCTCCGAGTTTTGTTGTTTCACCAAGCAAACAGATCTGGAAAGATTTCTCAACCGGAAAGGGAGGAACCGCCATCTCTTTCCTTATGGAAATTGAGAATTTTACCTATCCTGAAGCCCTTCGCCATGCGGCAAAAAAGTACGGAATTGAAATTGAAGAAGATCTGCGTGAAATTTCCGAAGAAGCAAAACATGCACAGACTGAAAAAGATCTTTTATATAAAATTCATGAAGTTGCCAATACGTATTTCCAAGAAATTCTTTGGGATGAAGAAGAGGGAAGAAGTATCGGATTGGCTTATTTTAAAGAAAGAGAGCTAAAGGACGATATTATCAGAAAATTCCAGCTGGGATATTCTCCTGAAAAGAAGAATGCCTTTACTGCTTATGCACTGGAAAAAGGATATACCAAGGAAATTCTTGAAAGATCCGGACTTTCTATTTTCCCGGAAAATACTCCTGCAGGAGTAGACCGTTTCAGGGAACGTGTGATTTTTCCTATTCACAGTTTTTCAGGAAGGGTTCTGGGTTTTGGGGCAAGGATTCTTAAGAATAACGTTAAAACTGCAAAATATCTTAATTCGCCGGAAACGGAGATTTATCATAAATCCAATGTTCTTTACGGATTAAATCAAAGTAAACAGGCGATTTCAAGAAAGAACGGCTGTCTTTTGGTGGAAGGATATATGGATGTGATTTCACTTCATATGTCCGGAATTGAAAATGTAGTGGCCAGTTCCGGAACGTCTTTAACAACGGAGCAGATCAAACTGATCAAAAGGCTTACAGAAAACGTAACGATTCTTTTTGATGGTGATAATGCCGGTATCAAAGCCAGTTTCCGAAGTATCGATATGCTGTTGACAGAAGGAATGAACATCCGTGTCTTGCTTTTCCCTGATGGAGATGACCCGGATTCATTTGCCAGAAAACATCCGCAGGAATACGTAGAAAAGTATATTGAAAACGAAGCGATGGATTTCATCGACTTCAAAGCGGAAATTCTGTTGAGGGATGTTGGTAATGACCCTATTAAAAAAGCAGAAGCGATAAGGGATATCGTGAAATCTGTTTCTTTTGTACAGAATGCATTGAAAAGGGAAGTTTACCTTAAAGAGGTTTCCAATAAATTCGGACTTTCTGAGCAGAGTCTTTTCAATGAGCTTGATGTTCAGAAGCAGATCACACAGAATCAGACCCATCATGTTCAGCAGCAACAGAAGGAAAAGGCAGCTCCAAAGATGGAGATTGTTCCTCTGGAAAAGGAAAAAGAAGATCCTTTCCTGTTTGATGTACTGTTTATGGAGAATAAGCTGGTAGATCACATGCTGATGTTTGGAGATATTATTTTGAAAAGGAAAAATGAGCAGAATGAAGAATATCAGATTACGGTTATTGAAGAAATTCTCCATCATTTTGAAGAAGAACAGTATATATTTTTAGTCAAAGAAAATGAGATTATTATCAACCAGGTGAGAGAGGGAATTCAGAAAGATGAACTTAGAAGTGGAAACTTTTTTGTATCTTTTATGGATGAAGAGATTACCACAAAGGTTGTGGATGCTTTGATTCCGCTGGATGATCTTGAAAACTGGGCTTCCAGAAATATTTATCCTCCCAATTATGGAGATAAAGTGGCAGATCAGATCCAGGGAGATGTTTTATTGCATAAATACAGATATATTGATTATTTAATTACAGAAACAGCTAAAGAACTTGATCAGTACAGTACTACAGATGAAGGGAAATATTATGAGCTTATCAAGAAAATTACCTTATTGAAACAGGCTTCGATGCGATTGAGCAATATCATCGAATATTCGCCTATCAAAGGAATCTATGGAGATCGAAAAAGATAG